In one window of Macrotis lagotis isolate mMagLag1 chromosome 5, bilby.v1.9.chrom.fasta, whole genome shotgun sequence DNA:
- the LOC141488396 gene encoding transmembrane domain-containing protein TMIGD3-like isoform X3 codes for MLPLYVMLLGVFFTDAIVMDGKVKEAFVQDKASITCSYDPYYKDYPKYWCKGYYRNYCNIIASTPNSTNRVFLKDTGMQFIITLTCLTKEDTGWYWCGIQRDYGTDSMDYTELIVFDGGRDTDLQRKQNRTCKGSSIGYSGNHNRRTCHQPLLPLRLSILSICILIMGMGVIITAVVLLRRKRIQKHNRGKVLIRLRDHKFGSSLMIPTPLMTL; via the exons ATGCTGCCACTCTACGTAATGCTTCTAGGTGTCTTTTTTACAG ATGCTATAGTTATGGATGGAAAGGTCAAGGAAGCCTTTGTACAGGATAAGGCTTCCATCACCTGCAGTTATGACCCCTACTACAAGGACTATCCCAAGTATTGGTGCAAAGGCTATTACCGTAACTACTGCAATATCATTGCTTCCACACCTAACAGCACCAACCGAGTGTTCCTGAAGGACACaggcatgcagttcatcatcactcTGACATGCCTTACCAAGGAGGATACAGGGTGGTACTGGTGTGGCATACAGAGGGACTATGGCACTGACTCAATGGATTATACAGAATTGATCGTATTCGATGGTGGGAGAGACACAG ACCTACAAAGGAAGCAGAACAGAACCTGCAAGGGCAGCAGTATTGGCTATAGTGGAAATCACAACAG aaggaCATGTCACCAGCCTTTGCTCCCTTTGAGACTGTCTATCCTGTCCATCTGCATCCTGATCATGGGGATGGGGGTCATCATCACCGCAGTTGTTTTACTCAGGAGGAAGCGAATCCAAAAGCATAATCGGG GTAAGGTCCTGATTAGACTCAGAGATCACAAGTTTGGATCATCTCTTATGATACCCACACCTCTG
- the ADORA3 gene encoding adenosine receptor A3 has product MPENSTSTSLTWKITYITIESVIGLCAIVGNVLVIWVVKLNPSLQNTTFYFIVSLALADIAVGVLVMPLAIVISLGMTTPFYGCLFMTCLLLIFTHASIMSLLAIAVDRYLRVKLTIRYKRVITQRRIWMALGLCWLVSILVGLVPMFGWNESPGNNGSLQCLFRSVIRMDYMVYFSFFTWIFIPLIIMCAIYVDIFCVIRNKLRQNFSGSRGAFYGREFKTAKSLFLILFLFALSWLPLSIMNCISYFTSEENIPPILLCFGILLSHANSMMNPIVYACKIKKFKETYLLILKSYILQRPSDSLNTEQTSE; this is encoded by the exons ATGCCTGAAAATAGCACAAGTACTTCTCTGACTTGGAAAATAACATATATCACTATAGAAAGTGTCATTGGACTTTGTGCCATTGTAGGCAATGTGCTTGTCATCTGGGTGGTAAAGTTGAACCCAAGCCTGCAGAATACCACCTTCTATTTTATTGTCTCTCTGGCCCTGGCTGACATCGCTGTGGGTGTGCTAGTCATGCCTCTTGCCATTGTGATTAGTTTGGGCATGACGACTCCCTTCTATGGTTGCCTTTTTATGACTTGTCTGCTCTTGATCTTTACCCATGCCTCCATTATGTCTCTGCTGGCCATTGCTGTGGATCGCTATCTGAGGGTCAAGCTTACGATCAG ATACAAAAGAGTGATCACTCAGAGAAGAATTTGGATGGCCTTGGGGTTGTGCTGGCTGGTGTCGATTCTGGTTGGACTGGTCCCCATGTTTGGCTGGAATGAGAGCCCTGGGAATAACGGCTCTCTCCAGTGCCTCTTCAGATCAGTTATTAGGATGGACTACATGGTCTATTTCAGCTTTTTCACCTGGATCTTCATCCCGTTGATCATCATGTGTGCCATCTATGTTGACATTTTCTGTGTCATCCGGAACAAACTCAGACAGAACTTCTCAGGCTCTAGAGGTGCATTCTATGGGAGGGAATTCAAGACAGCCAAGTCCCTGTTTCTCATCCTCTTCTTGTTTGCCTTATCATGGCTGCCTCTGTCCATTATGAACTGTATTTCTTATTTCACCTCTGAAGAGAACATACCTCCAATTTTGCTCTGCTTTGGCATTTTGCTATCTCATGCCAATTCCATGATGAATCCCATTGTGTAtgcttgcaaaataaaaaagttcaagGAAACCTACCTCCTGATCCTCAAATCCTATATCCTCCAGAGACCTTCTGACTCCTTGAACACTGAACAAACTTCAGAATAG
- the LOC141488396 gene encoding transmembrane domain-containing protein TMIGD3-like isoform X2 translates to MLLEFKGFASWAMLPLYVMLLGVFFTDAIVMDGKVKEAFVQDKASITCSYDPYYKDYPKYWCKGYYRNYCNIIASTPNSTNRVFLKDTGMQFIITLTCLTKEDTGWYWCGIQRDYGTDSMDYTELIVFDGGRDTDLQRKQNRTCKGSSIGYSGNHNRRTCHQPLLPLRLSILSICILIMGMGVIITAVVLLRRKRIQKHNRGKVLIRLRDHKFGSSLMIPTPL, encoded by the exons ATGCTCCTGGAATTCAAG GGATTTGCTTCTTGGGCAATGCTGCCACTCTACGTAATGCTTCTAGGTGTCTTTTTTACAG ATGCTATAGTTATGGATGGAAAGGTCAAGGAAGCCTTTGTACAGGATAAGGCTTCCATCACCTGCAGTTATGACCCCTACTACAAGGACTATCCCAAGTATTGGTGCAAAGGCTATTACCGTAACTACTGCAATATCATTGCTTCCACACCTAACAGCACCAACCGAGTGTTCCTGAAGGACACaggcatgcagttcatcatcactcTGACATGCCTTACCAAGGAGGATACAGGGTGGTACTGGTGTGGCATACAGAGGGACTATGGCACTGACTCAATGGATTATACAGAATTGATCGTATTCGATGGTGGGAGAGACACAG ACCTACAAAGGAAGCAGAACAGAACCTGCAAGGGCAGCAGTATTGGCTATAGTGGAAATCACAACAG aaggaCATGTCACCAGCCTTTGCTCCCTTTGAGACTGTCTATCCTGTCCATCTGCATCCTGATCATGGGGATGGGGGTCATCATCACCGCAGTTGTTTTACTCAGGAGGAAGCGAATCCAAAAGCATAATCGGG GTAAGGTCCTGATTAGACTCAGAGATCACAAGTTTGGATCATCTCTTATGATACCCACACCTCTG
- the LOC141488396 gene encoding transmembrane domain-containing protein TMIGD3-like isoform X1, translated as MLLEFKGFASWAMLPLYVMLLGVFFTDAIVMDGKVKEAFVQDKASITCSYDPYYKDYPKYWCKGYYRNYCNIIASTPNSTNRVFLKDTGMQFIITLTCLTKEDTGWYWCGIQRDYGTDSMDYTELIVFDGGRDTDLQRKQNRTCKGSSIGYSGNHNRRTCHQPLLPLRLSILSICILIMGMGVIITAVVLLRRKRIQKHNRGKVLIRLRDHKFGSSLMIPTPLMTL; from the exons ATGCTCCTGGAATTCAAG GGATTTGCTTCTTGGGCAATGCTGCCACTCTACGTAATGCTTCTAGGTGTCTTTTTTACAG ATGCTATAGTTATGGATGGAAAGGTCAAGGAAGCCTTTGTACAGGATAAGGCTTCCATCACCTGCAGTTATGACCCCTACTACAAGGACTATCCCAAGTATTGGTGCAAAGGCTATTACCGTAACTACTGCAATATCATTGCTTCCACACCTAACAGCACCAACCGAGTGTTCCTGAAGGACACaggcatgcagttcatcatcactcTGACATGCCTTACCAAGGAGGATACAGGGTGGTACTGGTGTGGCATACAGAGGGACTATGGCACTGACTCAATGGATTATACAGAATTGATCGTATTCGATGGTGGGAGAGACACAG ACCTACAAAGGAAGCAGAACAGAACCTGCAAGGGCAGCAGTATTGGCTATAGTGGAAATCACAACAG aaggaCATGTCACCAGCCTTTGCTCCCTTTGAGACTGTCTATCCTGTCCATCTGCATCCTGATCATGGGGATGGGGGTCATCATCACCGCAGTTGTTTTACTCAGGAGGAAGCGAATCCAAAAGCATAATCGGG GTAAGGTCCTGATTAGACTCAGAGATCACAAGTTTGGATCATCTCTTATGATACCCACACCTCTG